One segment of Bradyrhizobium sp. CB2312 DNA contains the following:
- the nrdR gene encoding transcriptional regulator NrdR, which produces MRCPNCNSLDTQVKDSRPTEDSSVIRRRRVCVACNFRFTTFERVQLRELTVIKRNGRRVPFDRDKLMRSVQISLRKRQVEPERVEKMVSTIVRELETGGEAEISSEVIGETVMEHLRTLDDVAYVRFASVYRNFREAKDFAEVLGELSGEEEARLAAIRK; this is translated from the coding sequence ATGCGCTGCCCGAACTGCAACAGTCTCGATACGCAGGTAAAGGACTCGCGTCCGACCGAGGATTCTTCCGTCATCCGCAGGCGGCGCGTGTGCGTCGCCTGCAATTTCCGCTTCACCACCTTCGAGCGCGTGCAGCTGCGCGAGCTCACGGTGATCAAGCGCAACGGCCGCCGCGTGCCGTTCGACCGCGACAAGCTGATGCGCTCGGTGCAGATTTCCTTGCGCAAGCGGCAGGTCGAGCCGGAGCGGGTGGAGAAGATGGTCTCCACCATCGTGCGCGAGCTCGAGACCGGCGGTGAGGCCGAGATCTCCTCCGAGGTGATCGGCGAGACCGTGATGGAGCATCTGCGCACGCTCGACGACGTCGCCTATGTGCGCTTCGCCTCCGTCTACCGCAATTTCCGCGAGGCCAAGGATTTCGCCGAGGTGCTCGGCGAGCTCTCCGGTGAGGAGGAAGCGCGGCTCGCCGCGATCCGCAAATGA
- a CDS encoding riboflavin synthase yields MFTGIVTDIGEIVSFTPVAQGQLHRLRIACSYDQATIADGASIASNGVCLTVVGSGVAGGKTWYDVDAAAETLALTTAKHWKLGTKLNLERALKIGDELGGHIVAGHADGVATLVSREDLPDMARFELSTTRELARFIATKGSITLDGVSLTVNTVKDVTFSVLIIPHTLTVTTIGGWKAGDEVNIEVDLMARYAARLTEMTV; encoded by the coding sequence ATGTTCACCGGCATTGTCACCGATATCGGCGAGATCGTCAGCTTCACGCCTGTGGCGCAGGGCCAGCTGCACCGCCTGCGCATCGCCTGCAGCTACGATCAGGCCACCATTGCCGATGGCGCCTCGATCGCCAGCAACGGCGTGTGCCTGACAGTGGTTGGTTCCGGCGTCGCAGGCGGCAAGACCTGGTATGACGTCGATGCCGCGGCGGAGACGCTGGCGCTGACGACGGCAAAGCACTGGAAGCTGGGCACGAAGCTCAATCTCGAACGCGCGCTGAAGATCGGCGACGAGCTCGGCGGCCATATCGTCGCCGGCCACGCCGACGGCGTTGCAACCCTGGTCAGCCGCGAGGACTTGCCCGATATGGCACGGTTCGAGCTCTCGACCACGCGGGAGCTGGCGCGCTTCATCGCCACCAAGGGCTCGATCACGCTCGACGGCGTCTCGCTGACGGTCAATACGGTGAAGGACGTGACCTTTTCGGTGCTGATCATCCCGCACACGCTGACGGTCACGACGATCGGCGGCTGGAAGGCGGGCGACGAGGTCAATATCGAGGTCGATCTGATGGCCCGCTACGCGGCGCGGCTGACGGAAATGACAGTTTAA
- a CDS encoding sodium-translocating pyrophosphatase translates to MTALWLIVLCGVLSVVYAIWATSSVLSADAGSPRMQEIAGAVREGAQAYLRRQYTTIGIVGIVIFVLLAYFLGLYVAIGFAIGAILSGAAGFIGMNVSVRANVRTAQAATTSLAGGLELAFKAGAITGLLVAGLALLGVTLYFGFLVHSLKLAPDSRTVVDAMVALGFGASLISIFARLGGGIFTKGADVGGDLVGKVEAGIPEDDPRNPATIADNVGDNVGDCAGMAADLFETYAVTAVATMVLAAIFFAKTPILANMMTLPLAIGGICIITSIIGTFFVKLGPSQSIMGALYKGLIATGILSLIGIAVVIYSLIGFGKLDGVDYTGMALFECGVVGLVVTALIIWITEYYTGTDYRPVKSIAQASVTGHGTNVIQGLAVSMEATALPAIVIIAGILVTYSLAGLFGIAIATATMLALAGMVVALDAFGPVTDNAGGIAEMAGLPKEVRKSTDALDAVGNTTKAVTKGYAIGSAGLGALVLFAAYNQDLKFFVADSAQHPYFAGVNPDFSLNNPYVVVGLLFGGLLPYLFGAMGMTAVGRAAGAIVEEVRRQFREKPGIMQGTDKPDYGKAVDLLTRAAIKEMIIPSLLPVLSPIVVYFVIYAIAGGGAAGKSAAFSAVGAMLLGVIVTGLFVAISMTSGGGAWDNAKKYIEDGHFGGKGSDAHKSAVTGDTVGDPYKDTAGPAVNPMIKITNIVALLLLAILAH, encoded by the coding sequence ATGACAGCATTATGGTTGATAGTGCTCTGCGGAGTGCTTTCCGTCGTCTACGCGATTTGGGCGACGTCTTCGGTATTGAGCGCGGATGCGGGGTCGCCGCGCATGCAGGAGATCGCAGGCGCCGTGCGTGAAGGCGCACAGGCGTATCTCCGGCGCCAGTACACCACGATCGGTATCGTCGGCATCGTCATCTTCGTGCTGCTTGCCTATTTCCTTGGGCTCTATGTCGCGATCGGTTTTGCCATCGGCGCCATCCTGTCCGGCGCCGCAGGCTTCATCGGCATGAACGTCTCGGTGCGCGCCAATGTGCGCACCGCCCAGGCCGCGACGACGTCGCTCGCCGGCGGTCTCGAGCTCGCCTTCAAGGCGGGCGCCATCACGGGCCTTCTGGTGGCCGGTCTCGCACTGCTCGGCGTCACCCTCTATTTCGGCTTCCTGGTCCACTCGCTGAAGCTCGCGCCCGATAGCCGCACCGTGGTCGACGCCATGGTGGCGCTCGGCTTCGGCGCCTCGTTGATCTCGATCTTCGCCCGTCTCGGCGGCGGCATCTTCACCAAGGGTGCGGACGTCGGCGGCGATCTCGTCGGCAAGGTCGAGGCTGGCATCCCCGAGGACGATCCGCGCAATCCCGCGACCATCGCCGACAATGTCGGCGACAATGTCGGCGACTGCGCCGGCATGGCCGCCGACCTGTTCGAGACCTATGCGGTGACCGCGGTCGCCACCATGGTGCTGGCAGCGATCTTCTTCGCCAAGACGCCGATTCTCGCCAACATGATGACGCTGCCGCTCGCGATCGGCGGCATCTGCATCATCACCTCGATCATCGGCACCTTCTTCGTCAAGCTCGGGCCGAGCCAGTCGATCATGGGCGCGCTCTACAAGGGCCTGATCGCAACCGGCATCCTGTCGTTGATCGGCATTGCCGTGGTGATCTATTCCCTGATCGGCTTCGGCAAGCTCGACGGTGTCGACTACACCGGCATGGCGCTGTTCGAATGCGGCGTGGTCGGCCTCGTTGTTACCGCGCTGATCATCTGGATCACCGAATACTACACCGGCACCGACTATCGTCCGGTGAAGTCGATCGCCCAGGCTTCGGTGACCGGTCACGGCACCAACGTGATCCAGGGCCTCGCCGTCTCGATGGAGGCGACCGCGCTGCCCGCGATCGTGATCATCGCCGGCATCCTGGTCACCTACAGCCTCGCCGGCCTGTTCGGCATCGCGATCGCGACCGCCACCATGCTGGCGCTCGCCGGCATGGTCGTCGCGCTCGACGCCTTCGGCCCGGTCACCGACAACGCCGGCGGCATCGCCGAGATGGCGGGCCTGCCCAAGGAGGTGCGCAAGTCGACCGACGCGCTCGATGCGGTCGGCAACACCACCAAGGCGGTGACAAAGGGCTACGCAATCGGCTCCGCCGGTCTCGGCGCCCTCGTGCTGTTCGCGGCCTACAACCAGGACCTCAAGTTCTTCGTTGCGGACTCTGCGCAGCATCCTTACTTCGCCGGCGTCAATCCGGACTTCTCGCTCAACAACCCCTACGTGGTTGTCGGCCTGCTGTTCGGCGGTCTGTTGCCGTATCTGTTCGGCGCGATGGGCATGACGGCGGTCGGCCGTGCAGCCGGCGCGATCGTGGAGGAGGTGCGGCGTCAGTTCCGCGAGAAACCGGGCATCATGCAGGGCACCGACAAGCCTGATTACGGCAAGGCGGTCGACCTGCTGACCCGCGCGGCGATCAAGGAGATGATCATCCCCTCGTTGCTTCCGGTGCTGTCGCCGATCGTCGTCTATTTCGTGATCTACGCGATCGCGGGCGGCGGCGCGGCCGGCAAGTCGGCGGCGTTCTCGGCGGTGGGCGCGATGCTGCTCGGCGTGATCGTGACGGGTCTGTTCGTCGCGATCTCCATGACCTCGGGCGGCGGCGCCTGGGACAACGCCAAGAAGTACATCGAGGACGGTCATTTCGGCGGCAAGGGCTCTGATGCCCACAAGTCCGCGGTGACCGGCGACACCGTCGGCGATCCCTACAAGGACACGGCCGGCCCCGCGGTGAACCCGATGATCAAGATCACCAACATCGTGGCCCTGCTGCTGCTGGCGATCCTGGCGCACTGA
- the ribD gene encoding bifunctional diaminohydroxyphosphoribosylaminopyrimidine deaminase/5-amino-6-(5-phosphoribosylamino)uracil reductase RibD has protein sequence MIFRILEDQFAQKAREAKDADRRFMELALSLGRRGQGRTWPNPAVGAVIVKDGVIVGRGWTQPGGRPHGEPEALRRAGGAAHGATLYVTLEPCSHFGKSPPCADAVIAAGIKRVVAAIEDPNPEVAGQGHARLRAAGITVDVGLCAADAAFDHAGHFRRIRDKRPHVILKLAVSPDGKIGAAGGKPVAITGEAVRNRVHLLRAQSDAILVGIGTVLADDPQLNCRLPGMEARSPVRVVLDRSLRIPASSLLMRSARETPLWVLASELAEAAAVTRLGAAGAQIMRMPPGGASGLDLPAALHALAEKGITRLMVEGGSRVAASFVTADLVDEIWLFRGTEAVGADGVDALDAMPLSKITQSQAYKVHASETFDKDTLTVYERA, from the coding sequence ATGATCTTCCGCATCCTGGAAGATCAGTTCGCGCAGAAGGCCCGCGAGGCCAAAGACGCCGATCGACGCTTCATGGAGCTGGCACTCTCGCTCGGCCGGCGCGGGCAGGGGCGTACCTGGCCGAACCCGGCCGTGGGCGCCGTCATCGTGAAAGACGGGGTGATCGTCGGCCGCGGCTGGACCCAGCCGGGTGGACGGCCGCATGGCGAGCCTGAAGCGCTGCGGCGCGCGGGCGGGGCTGCGCACGGCGCGACGCTCTACGTCACGCTGGAGCCGTGCTCGCATTTCGGCAAGTCGCCGCCGTGTGCGGATGCGGTGATCGCGGCCGGCATCAAGCGGGTGGTTGCGGCGATCGAAGATCCCAATCCGGAGGTCGCAGGGCAGGGCCATGCGCGCCTGCGCGCGGCCGGCATCACGGTGGATGTGGGCCTGTGCGCGGCGGACGCCGCCTTCGACCACGCCGGTCATTTCCGCCGTATCCGCGACAAGCGCCCACATGTCATCCTGAAGCTTGCGGTCTCGCCCGACGGCAAGATCGGCGCGGCCGGCGGCAAGCCGGTTGCGATCACCGGCGAGGCCGTGCGCAACCGCGTGCATCTCTTGCGCGCGCAGAGTGACGCCATCCTCGTCGGCATCGGCACGGTGCTGGCGGACGATCCGCAGCTCAACTGCCGCCTGCCGGGCATGGAAGCACGTTCTCCGGTACGGGTGGTGCTCGACCGGAGCCTGCGCATTCCCGCATCGAGCCTGCTCATGCGCTCCGCGCGCGAGACGCCGCTCTGGGTGCTCGCTTCCGAGCTTGCCGAAGCGGCCGCCGTGACCCGCCTCGGTGCGGCCGGTGCACAGATCATGCGCATGCCTCCGGGCGGTGCATCCGGCCTGGATCTTCCGGCGGCGCTGCATGCGCTGGCCGAGAAGGGCATCACGCGGCTGATGGTTGAAGGCGGTAGCCGTGTTGCGGCATCGTTCGTGACTGCCGATCTCGTTGACGAAATCTGGCTGTTCCGCGGGACGGAAGCGGTCGGCGCCGACGGGGTGGATGCGCTCGATGCAATGCCCCTGTCGAAAATCACGCAGTCGCAGGCCTACAAGGTTCATGCTAGCGAGACCTTCGACAAGGATACTCTCACCGTCTACGAGCGCGCCTAG
- the glyA gene encoding serine hydroxymethyltransferase: MTLAKTASAPDSFFTASLEQADPEIAAAIKGELGRQRHEVELIASENIVSRAVLEAQGSVMTNKYAEGYPGARYYGGCEWVDVAENLAIDRAKKLFGANFANVQPNSGSQMNQAVFLALLQPGDTFMGLDLAAGGHLTHGSPVNMSGKWFKAAHYTVRREDQIIDMDAVQKQAEEVKPKLIVAGGSAYSRAWDFKRFREIADSVGAYLLVDMAHFAGLVAGGVHASPVPYAHVTTTTTHKSLRGPRGGLILSNDEVLAKKLNSAIFPGLQGGPLMHVIAAKAVAFGEALRPDFKVYAKNVVENAKALAEAMKSHGFDIVSGGTDNHLMLVDLRPKGLKGNVSEKALVRAAITCNKNGIPFDPEKPFVTSGLRLGTPAATTRGFGVAEFQQVGGMIAEVLNAIAQSDDGKAPLVEAAIKERVKALTDRFPIYQ; this comes from the coding sequence ATGACCCTCGCAAAGACCGCCTCTGCGCCCGATTCGTTTTTCACCGCCTCGCTCGAGCAGGCCGACCCGGAAATCGCCGCCGCCATCAAGGGCGAGCTCGGCCGGCAGCGCCACGAGGTCGAACTGATCGCGTCCGAGAACATCGTCAGCCGGGCCGTGCTGGAAGCGCAGGGTTCGGTGATGACCAACAAGTACGCAGAGGGTTATCCGGGCGCGCGGTATTACGGCGGTTGTGAGTGGGTCGACGTCGCCGAGAACCTCGCGATCGATCGCGCCAAGAAGCTGTTCGGCGCCAACTTCGCCAACGTGCAGCCGAACTCCGGCAGCCAGATGAACCAGGCTGTGTTCCTGGCACTGCTCCAGCCCGGCGACACCTTCATGGGTCTCGACCTTGCGGCCGGCGGCCATCTCACCCATGGCTCGCCCGTCAACATGAGCGGCAAATGGTTCAAGGCCGCGCACTACACCGTGCGCCGCGAGGACCAGATCATCGACATGGACGCGGTCCAGAAGCAGGCTGAAGAGGTCAAGCCGAAGCTGATCGTCGCTGGCGGCTCGGCCTATTCGCGTGCCTGGGACTTCAAGCGCTTCCGCGAGATCGCGGACAGCGTCGGCGCGTATCTGCTGGTCGACATGGCCCACTTCGCCGGCCTCGTCGCCGGCGGCGTGCATGCCTCCCCCGTGCCCTATGCCCACGTCACCACCACGACGACGCACAAGTCGCTGCGCGGTCCGCGCGGCGGCCTGATCCTCTCCAACGATGAGGTGCTCGCCAAGAAGCTCAACTCGGCGATCTTCCCGGGTCTGCAGGGCGGTCCGCTGATGCATGTGATCGCGGCGAAGGCGGTCGCCTTCGGCGAGGCGCTGCGTCCGGACTTCAAGGTCTACGCGAAGAACGTCGTCGAGAACGCCAAGGCGCTGGCCGAGGCGATGAAGAGCCATGGCTTCGACATTGTCTCGGGCGGCACCGATAACCATCTGATGCTGGTTGACCTCCGGCCGAAGGGCCTGAAGGGCAACGTCTCGGAGAAGGCGCTGGTTCGCGCCGCCATCACCTGCAACAAGAACGGCATTCCGTTCGACCCCGAAAAGCCCTTTGTCACCTCGGGCCTGCGTCTCGGCACGCCCGCGGCGACGACCCGCGGCTTCGGCGTCGCTGAATTCCAGCAGGTCGGCGGCATGATCGCCGAGGTCCTGAACGCGATCGCACAGTCCGACGACGGCAAGGCGCCGCTGGTCGAGGCCGCGATCAAGGAACGGGTCAAGGCGCTCACCGACCGGTTCCCGATCTACCAGTAA
- a CDS encoding ubiquinol-cytochrome C chaperone family protein, whose product MLWPFNHFRKPRLTPAGTIEAIYGMIVTQAREPIFYRDLGVSDTVNGRFDLLLLHLWLVLRRLRTVQGATELSQALFDRFCEDMDDNLREMGVGDQIVPKRMRAFGEAFYGRVQAYDQAIEAGGEALAAAICKNILNGSGLDHARRLAAYARATEADLARTGEAALLRASFKFPPALSEDVTP is encoded by the coding sequence ATGCTTTGGCCGTTCAATCACTTCAGGAAACCCCGGCTAACCCCGGCCGGCACCATTGAAGCCATCTATGGCATGATCGTGACGCAGGCGCGAGAACCCATATTTTACCGCGACTTGGGCGTGTCCGATACGGTTAACGGGCGTTTCGACCTGTTGCTGCTGCATCTCTGGCTGGTGCTGCGCCGCCTGCGCACGGTCCAGGGCGCCACCGAGCTGTCGCAGGCGCTGTTCGACCGCTTCTGCGAGGACATGGACGACAATCTGCGCGAGATGGGGGTCGGCGACCAGATCGTGCCGAAGCGGATGCGGGCCTTTGGCGAGGCGTTTTACGGCCGGGTGCAAGCCTACGACCAGGCGATCGAAGCTGGCGGTGAGGCACTGGCGGCGGCGATCTGCAAGAATATCTTGAATGGGTCCGGTCTGGACCACGCACGGCGGCTCGCGGCTTACGCCCGGGCAACGGAGGCCGATCTCGCCCGGACCGGCGAGGCCGCGCTGCTGCGCGCGTCCTTCAAGTTTCCCCCGGCGCTTTCCGAGGATGTCACGCCATGA
- the nusB gene encoding transcription antitermination factor NusB produces MAENTKKPASATEKKANRRGAARLAAVQALYQMDIAGAGINDIFAEFESHWLGNEVEGDTYLPAEAAFFRDVVSGVVRDQKRLDPLIDEALSKGWPLKRIEAILRAVLRAGAYELEHRKDVPGRVVVSEYVDVANAFVDREETGMVNAVLDQIGRQFRGDEFGRG; encoded by the coding sequence ATGGCTGAGAACACGAAAAAGCCGGCGTCTGCCACCGAGAAGAAAGCGAACCGGCGCGGTGCCGCGCGGCTCGCCGCCGTGCAGGCGCTGTACCAGATGGACATCGCCGGCGCCGGCATCAACGACATCTTCGCCGAGTTCGAGAGCCACTGGCTCGGCAACGAGGTCGAGGGCGACACCTACCTGCCGGCGGAAGCCGCTTTCTTCCGCGACGTCGTCTCTGGCGTCGTGCGCGACCAGAAGAGGCTCGATCCCCTGATCGACGAGGCGCTGTCCAAGGGCTGGCCGCTGAAGCGGATCGAGGCGATCCTGCGCGCGGTGTTGCGGGCAGGGGCGTACGAATTGGAGCACCGCAAGGACGTGCCGGGCCGCGTCGTCGTGTCAGAATATGTCGACGTCGCGAATGCCTTCGTCGATCGTGAGGAGACCGGCATGGTCAATGCCGTGCTCGATCAGATCGGCCGCCAGTTTCGCGGTGACGAGTTCGGGCGGGGGTAG
- a CDS encoding MarR family winged helix-turn-helix transcriptional regulator, producing the protein MMKAVATAADTAERVSGPQGSVQSLYLEALTLVERLHRRLLDVIKDEFDRRGRADINSVQALLLYNIGDKELTAGELRTRGYYLGSNVSYNLKKLVELGFLDHQRSRVDRRSVRIRLTPQGQEVRRIVDALYQKHVKTVEQVGGISGEEFSTLNKSLHRLERFWTDQILYRL; encoded by the coding sequence ATGATGAAAGCCGTCGCAACTGCGGCAGATACCGCAGAGCGCGTATCCGGCCCCCAGGGTTCGGTGCAGTCGCTCTATCTGGAAGCTTTGACTCTGGTGGAGCGGCTGCATCGCCGTCTCCTCGACGTCATCAAGGACGAGTTCGATCGCCGCGGCCGCGCGGACATCAATTCGGTGCAGGCGCTCTTGCTCTACAATATCGGCGACAAGGAGCTGACCGCGGGCGAGCTGCGCACGCGCGGTTACTATCTCGGCTCCAACGTCTCCTACAATCTGAAGAAGCTCGTCGAGCTCGGCTTCCTCGATCATCAGCGTTCGCGCGTTGATCGCCGCTCGGTGCGCATCCGCCTGACCCCGCAGGGCCAGGAAGTCCGCCGCATCGTCGACGCGCTCTATCAGAAGCACGTCAAGACGGTCGAGCAGGTCGGCGGCATCTCGGGCGAGGAGTTCTCCACGCTCAACAAGTCGCTGCACCGTCTCGAGCGGTTCTGGACCGACCAGATCCTGTACCGGCTCTGA
- the bamE gene encoding outer membrane protein assembly factor BamE: MTITNQTSLRASQPRGLHARWRGLRMAAAAALVGVALAGCTGEQFQKGYILPPGALEQIPIGASQDQVLIVMGTPSTVATLDGEVFYYISQRSERPVAFMNQKVVDQRVIAIYFDKNRRVRRLANYGLQDGKIFDFISRTTTTSGQEMNYLTPLFKLLSFN, from the coding sequence ATGACGATAACGAACCAGACCAGCCTGCGCGCCAGCCAGCCGCGCGGCCTTCATGCACGCTGGCGCGGCTTGCGCATGGCCGCCGCCGCGGCCCTGGTCGGCGTAGCGCTCGCGGGCTGCACCGGCGAGCAATTCCAGAAGGGCTACATCCTTCCGCCCGGCGCGCTGGAGCAGATTCCGATCGGCGCGAGCCAGGACCAGGTGCTGATCGTGATGGGCACGCCCTCCACGGTCGCGACCCTCGACGGCGAAGTGTTCTACTATATCTCGCAGCGCTCGGAGCGTCCCGTCGCCTTCATGAATCAGAAGGTGGTCGATCAACGCGTGATCGCGATCTATTTCGACAAGAACCGGCGCGTGCGCCGCCTTGCGAATTACGGCCTCCAGGACGGCAAGATCTTCGACTTCATCAGCCGCACCACGACGACGTCGGGCCAGGAGATGAACTACCTCACGCCGCTGTTCAAGCTGCTGAGCTTTAACTGA
- a CDS encoding tripartite tricarboxylate transporter substrate binding protein: MPNRLLSRRRVLTAAAGLSAAAILPRSSLADWKPTENVRIIVPAAAGGSTDVMGRLLAAHLQTAWGQSAVVENRSGGGGTIGTAEAVRAKPDGHTILIGNPGPNAIAYSIFKNLTYKPDQLQPVSNMIRIPNIVSAHPKTGIKSIAELIAYLKANPDKLSYASSGVGQSPHLTGAWFLQLTGLRMTHIPFRGAGPALQAALAGDIQILFDNLYPSLPQVQNGTLTGLCVTTPERSDLAKDLPTMRESAPELANFDVSSWFSVFLPKGVPAPVLDAVNLQVKAMLERDDIKKQIAAMGARADYGTPEQFAAFVDAETKKFAGIIQKEGLQMDVQ, encoded by the coding sequence GTGCCCAATCGTTTGTTGTCTCGCCGTCGCGTGCTGACCGCCGCTGCCGGCCTCTCGGCCGCGGCGATCCTGCCGCGATCGAGCCTGGCCGACTGGAAGCCCACCGAGAACGTCCGCATCATCGTGCCGGCCGCGGCCGGCGGCTCGACCGACGTGATGGGCCGGCTCTTGGCCGCGCATCTGCAAACCGCCTGGGGCCAGTCGGCCGTCGTGGAAAACCGCTCTGGCGGCGGCGGCACGATCGGCACGGCCGAGGCGGTCCGCGCCAAGCCTGACGGACACACCATCCTGATCGGCAATCCTGGTCCGAACGCCATCGCCTACAGCATCTTCAAGAACCTCACCTACAAGCCGGACCAGCTCCAGCCGGTCTCCAACATGATCCGGATACCGAACATCGTCTCGGCGCATCCGAAGACCGGCATCAAGTCGATTGCCGAGCTGATCGCGTATCTGAAGGCCAATCCGGACAAGCTCAGCTACGCCTCCTCCGGCGTCGGCCAGAGCCCTCACCTCACCGGCGCCTGGTTCCTCCAGCTCACCGGCTTGAGGATGACACACATCCCGTTCCGCGGCGCCGGTCCCGCGCTCCAGGCCGCGCTTGCCGGCGACATCCAGATCCTGTTCGACAATCTCTATCCGAGCCTGCCGCAGGTGCAGAACGGCACCCTGACCGGCCTTTGCGTGACCACGCCGGAGCGCAGCGACCTCGCGAAGGACCTGCCGACCATGCGCGAGAGCGCGCCGGAGCTCGCCAATTTCGACGTGTCGTCGTGGTTCTCCGTCTTCCTGCCGAAGGGCGTCCCCGCGCCCGTGCTCGACGCGGTCAATCTCCAGGTCAAGGCGATGCTGGAGCGCGACGACATCAAGAAGCAGATCGCCGCCATGGGCGCTCGCGCCGACTACGGCACGCCGGAGCAGTTCGCCGCCTTCGTGGACGCCGAGACGAAGAAGTTCGCCGGCATCATCCAGAAGGAAGGGCTGCAGATGGACGTGCAGTGA
- the thiL gene encoding thiamine-phosphate kinase gives MANPHNPSAEDSLIARYFKPLATDPGAFGLVDDAAVLSSSGDDIVVTTDAIVEGVHYLATDPPHTIARKALRVNLSDLAAKGAVPAGFVLTLALRIQDDAWLRPFADALGEDAKTFACQLLGGDTVSTPGPQMISITAFGRVPKGRMVGRTGAKPGDRILVTGTIGDAALGLGVLTGGAVAAVLKDHAAQEYLIDRYRVPRPRNALAGAVLAHASASMDVSDGLAGDLAKLCAASGVSALIEADRIPKSPAASLAISAVGLEKLVSGGDDYEVLCTVPDARCADFMREAEQAGVPVSAIGTVVVGRAAPRWTDAHGNEIALQRLSYSHF, from the coding sequence GTGGCAAACCCGCACAATCCCTCCGCCGAAGACTCCCTCATCGCCCGTTATTTCAAGCCGCTGGCGACCGATCCCGGTGCGTTCGGGCTGGTCGACGATGCCGCGGTCCTGTCCTCGTCCGGCGACGACATCGTCGTCACCACCGACGCCATTGTTGAAGGCGTGCATTATCTTGCCACCGACCCGCCCCACACGATCGCGCGAAAGGCGCTGCGGGTGAACCTGTCGGACCTCGCCGCCAAGGGGGCTGTGCCCGCCGGCTTCGTGCTGACGCTGGCGCTGCGTATCCAGGACGATGCATGGCTTCGGCCATTCGCGGATGCGCTCGGCGAGGACGCAAAAACCTTCGCATGCCAGCTGCTCGGCGGCGACACGGTGTCGACGCCGGGGCCGCAGATGATCTCGATCACGGCGTTCGGGCGCGTGCCGAAGGGCCGGATGGTCGGCCGCACCGGCGCAAAGCCGGGCGACCGCATTCTGGTGACGGGAACGATCGGAGATGCCGCGCTCGGCCTCGGCGTGCTCACGGGTGGGGCGGTCGCGGCTGTGCTGAAGGACCACGCCGCGCAGGAGTACCTGATCGACCGCTATCGCGTTCCGCGGCCGCGCAATGCATTGGCGGGGGCGGTGCTTGCCCATGCGAGCGCATCGATGGATGTGTCCGATGGCTTGGCAGGTGATCTCGCCAAGCTCTGCGCCGCTTCCGGCGTCAGCGCCTTGATCGAGGCTGACCGCATTCCGAAATCACCTGCCGCCTCTCTCGCCATCTCCGCCGTCGGCCTCGAGAAGCTGGTGTCGGGCGGCGACGATTATGAAGTCCTGTGCACGGTTCCGGACGCGCGCTGCGCCGATTTCATGCGCGAGGCCGAACAGGCGGGAGTTCCCGTCTCGGCGATCGGCACCGTCGTCGTCGGCCGCGCCGCGCCGCGCTGGACGGACGCGCACGGCAACGAGATCGCGCTGCAGCGGCTCTCCTACAGCCATTTCTAG
- the ribH gene encoding 6,7-dimethyl-8-ribityllumazine synthase codes for MADARRAPLKDQTDISGARALIVEARFYDDLQDALLDGAVAELKAAGLTHDVITVPGALEIPAAVAIAVDAAAASKPYDAVIALGCVIRGDTIHFEIVSQESSRALMDLAVSRKLPLGNGILTVNNEDQAWARARASELNKGGDAARAALAMLRIKRRLARA; via the coding sequence ATGGCAGACGCGCGGCGCGCACCCCTGAAGGACCAGACCGACATTTCCGGCGCACGGGCGCTGATTGTCGAGGCACGGTTCTATGACGATCTCCAGGATGCGCTGCTGGACGGCGCGGTCGCCGAGCTGAAGGCGGCCGGCCTGACGCATGACGTGATCACGGTTCCCGGCGCGCTGGAGATCCCGGCGGCGGTGGCCATCGCGGTCGATGCGGCGGCGGCGAGCAAGCCATACGACGCCGTGATCGCGCTCGGCTGCGTGATCCGCGGCGACACCATCCATTTCGAGATCGTCTCGCAGGAATCCTCGCGCGCGCTGATGGACCTCGCGGTTTCGCGCAAGCTGCCGCTCGGCAACGGCATCCTCACCGTCAATAATGAGGACCAGGCCTGGGCGCGGGCGCGCGCCAGCGAACTGAACAAGGGCGGCGATGCCGCGCGCGCCGCGCTCGCGATGCTGCGCATCAAACGCCGCCTGGCGCGGGCTTGA